In one window of Abyssisolibacter fermentans DNA:
- the ribD gene encoding bifunctional diaminohydroxyphosphoribosylaminopyrimidine deaminase/5-amino-6-(5-phosphoribosylamino)uracil reductase RibD: protein MNEKFMKRALELAQKGSGFVNPNPLVGAVIVKDNKIIGEGYHQYFGGAHAEINALKSAAESVKGATMYVSLEPCSHYGKTPPCVNAIIENNISKVVVAMIDPNPKVAGRGVKILREHGIHVTTGVMENEAKKLNEVFIKYIQTKLPFCILKTAMTLDGKISTHIGDSKWISNDKSRQHVHEIRHKVSSIMVGIGTVLKDDPRLNTRLEGGRDPIRIIVDTNARIFLTSKALNVKSDVKTIVATTEKADKDKLEAIKQKGAQVIVTPLKNNRVNLRYLIEKLGEIGIDSVLIEGGSTLNFSMLQEGLVDKVMSFISPKIVGGENSKTPVGGEGIKYIRDCINLKDINIKAFDEDILIEGYIRKEDC, encoded by the coding sequence GTGAATGAAAAATTTATGAAAAGAGCTCTTGAGCTTGCACAAAAAGGTAGTGGATTTGTAAATCCTAATCCATTAGTAGGAGCTGTGATAGTTAAAGATAATAAGATAATTGGTGAAGGATATCATCAATATTTTGGAGGAGCACATGCTGAGATAAATGCACTTAAGAGTGCAGCAGAAAGCGTAAAAGGTGCTACAATGTATGTTTCATTAGAACCTTGCTCTCATTACGGTAAAACACCTCCATGTGTAAATGCAATAATTGAAAATAATATTTCTAAGGTTGTTGTTGCAATGATAGACCCTAATCCTAAAGTTGCAGGAAGAGGTGTAAAAATATTAAGAGAGCATGGTATACATGTCACTACTGGTGTAATGGAAAATGAAGCTAAAAAGTTAAATGAGGTTTTTATTAAATATATACAGACAAAGTTGCCATTTTGCATTTTAAAAACAGCTATGACTCTTGATGGCAAGATATCCACACACATTGGTGACTCTAAATGGATTAGCAATGATAAATCTAGACAGCATGTTCATGAAATAAGACATAAAGTATCATCAATAATGGTTGGAATTGGTACAGTTTTAAAAGATGATCCTAGATTAAATACTAGACTAGAAGGTGGAAGAGATCCTATTAGAATAATCGTAGATACTAACGCTAGAATTTTTTTAACATCTAAAGCATTAAATGTTAAGTCAGATGTTAAAACTATTGTTGCGACTACCGAAAAAGCAGATAAAGATAAATTAGAAGCTATAAAACAAAAAGGTGCTCAGGTGATAGTTACTCCACTTAAAAATAATAGAGTTAATTTGAGATATCTTATAGAAAAGTTAGGTGAAATTGGAATAGACAGTGTATTAATAGAAGGTGGTTCTACTTTGAATTTTAGCATGTTACAAGAAGGTCTTGTAGACAAGGTTATGTCATTTATATCACCAAAGATAGTAGGTGGGGAAAACTCCAAAACTCCTGTTGGTGGTGAAGGTATTAAATATATTAGGGATTGTATTAAT